AGTTTGATGATGGCAAGGGTGAGCTAAGACTAGGCGGCAAGACTAGTTCGTCTACTACCCTGTAACAACTGCCTGTTGCAAAGACGCACTCAGTGACCGGAGATCAGAACGATTGAGATTACTTGTAAAACTATTCTGATGGTAACATTTTCCTTGTTTGCACTGCATGGCATTATCCGGCAAACTGATATTCCTGGTTTCCCTCACTGATCCGCTGTATAACACCTTACTTATCCTACCCtgtgtatatatataaaaaataaaaataaaaggtcAATTCTACCCTAATCCTCACCAGCACAACTTGCACTGCATCGCATGCGATGATTAATCATAAAGTCTACAGCGGCAACTACTATGGAGCAAAGAAAGTACTATTATTATCACACAAAGCAACGTTTTTGTGGTTTAATCTAGGGGAATCGCGCAATGCTTAAGATGGTTGTTTATTCCAGAAACGACTAAATCTTTCGTTCTTGCATGTAAAAGTTACGAAAATCATTTTTGTGCCGATCTACACATTTATATCCGTATCCTAGTTATGTAGAAGCCGGGTGTTACTTATAATATTTTGTATCTGCTTGATGCTATCTTTTAAGATAATAAAAACACCCGTTATcaacaaaaaaaacacaaatatAATGTTTACTCGGTAAAACTGCATACAAAAGTAGTAAGCGAAATAGACTGTAAAAAAAGTAAGCAAAATTCTATTTTTGCTTTGGATTAATATAATGTTTACTCGGTAAAACACGGTAACAAATAATTTTGACCCGGCAATCACCTGTTTTCTTTAAGATTTACTTCTCCTGCTTCGTCTGTGAGTTTGGAAACTTCCAGTCCTTGGATCATTCCATTCCACTTTCCACCAAAAAGGCTTTGCACAAGATCACATCCAAACTAGAATCACCGAAGGTGAATGGATTTTCCTGAAATGGATGGATTAACTGCAAAGGCTAAAGGCACCTGTAGCACAACCGATGAAACCCACGGCCACAGTAGCCAAAAACCACGTCTACTAAACCTAATGAACCTGTGGAGCGTAGGGGTCAGTTTAATCGTCCTAGCCTACGTCCGATGATGGTCCACCCCGGACAACTTTTCACCATAAAAACGAACCCGCGGCTGATCTGGTATATGAAACCGTGGTGTGACATTCTCGTCACTTGCATCCACCCATGTTCGTTCCCACAAAGTTTGAGTCAACTCCATGAAACATAAGCAGCCTACGTCGTCCGTCTCGCCGGTAGAAATTCTGGTTGGAGGGAGGGGTGCGCCACCAACCACCACCATTCCCTTGCCCTGTTTCGCCAGCCATCACATCATCCTCTGGTTTGTCTGTCCTACGGCAGGGTCGAGGCGCGGACAACGAGCCCATCCGTGTGGGTGTGCCAGCCACCCCCACACTTATATaaaggcccagctagccagccactCCTGCATCCACCCAAGCCGATCTCCGCCTTCTCTTGAGTCTTGACCTTCTCTCTCAGCTCAGGGAAGCGGGAAACTTTCTTGATCCTCCGATATTGATACATACAAAACCTATCATTTCTTGCCATGGCCGCGAAATCTTGGAACCCGTTCTCGTGCTGCGTCGGCGGCGCCAGAGTGGCTGACGACGACGATCATTGCAAGCGGCGGATCGGGCGGAGGGGGAATGGCTGCCCGAGGTCGTCGTCGAGGATGTCCTTCAAGAGCTTGAGCTCGTCAGGGACGCTTTCGCCGGAGGATCTGTCCATCACGCTGTCCGGCTCCAATCTGCACGCCTTCACCTACGCCGAGCTCCGCGCGGCGACTGGGAGCTTCTCGCGCGCCAACTACCTCGGCTGCGGCGGCTTCGGCCCGGTCTACAAGGGCGCCGTCGACGACAAGCTCCGCCCCGGGCTGGACGCGCAGCCGGTCGCCGTCAAGTACCTCGACCTGGACTGCGGCACGCAGGGCCACAAGGAGTGGCTGGTGAGTGCCAAACAGAGTTTGACAATGCACGAGCACGATCGCTGAACAGCTAGCTTATTATGTGGGTTATTCTTGTAGGCAGAGGTTTTCTTTCTTGGGCAACTGAGGCACAAGAACCTGGTGAAACTGATCGGGTACTGCTACGAGGACGAGCACCGGATGCTGGTCTACGAGTTCATGAGCGGCGAGAGCCTGGAGAAGCACCTCTTCAAGAGTGAGTTCTTCACTGCTTTCTGCTGTCGATTGATCATTGTTTAGTAGCGTTTGGTGGTTCATTTGGAAATCTGGGCACCACGTACGAGTGCCATCTGGTTCATCAGCGATGAGCTGTTCTTTGTCTCCTGAAGTTTATTTTCTGTAAGTCAAGAGGATAGCTGAGCTACACTCTGCCTTCCAAAAGAACAAGACTTGCTCTTTTTAATGCAGAGGAACTGTAGATATTTGGATATTTGGGTTAAAGAATTATTTTTCCTACCAACTTCCTAGTGTTTGAAAGTTACAACTCTTGGTCAACGTGGAGGAGGAGACTGACCTAAAACATCCTATTTCCTTTCAGGCATAAATGGCTCTCTCCCCTGGATGACAAGGATAAAGATCGCTGTTGGTGCGGCCAAGGGCCTTGCCTTTCTCCACGACGCAGACCCGCCGGTGATCTACCGCGACTTCAAGGCCTCCAACATCTTGCTCGACTCGGTAAGCCACCCGTAACTTCAGACTTTCTGCAAAGAAAAGAAGCAGTTTTGAAAACGTCTCTTTCATTTGTGAACTTATTTTTTTACCTCATTTGTTAGTACCCAAACCTTCACCTTGTACATCTTTGTACGTCACTTCGTGCTATTTTCTTTGACAAAGTTCCTACACTTGCTATTTCAGGATTACAACACCAAGTTGTCCGACTTTGGCTTGGCCCAGGATGGGCCCCAGGGCGACGAGACACACGTGACAACACGTGTCATGGGAACGCATGGTTATGCGGCTCCAGAATACATCATGACGGGCCACTTGACTACCAAGAGCGATGTATATAGCTTTGGTGTAGTGCTCTTGGAGCTCATCTCCGGGCTACGGTCTGTGGACCGTGCACGACGGCCGAGGGAGCAGAACCTGATGGCTTGGGCTAGACCATATCTCAAGTGCTCTGACAGATTGTACAAAGTCATGGACCCATCGCTTGAGTGTCAATACTCATGCAAAGGCGCCGAAGCGGCATCACTGGTGGCATACAAGTGTCTCAGCCAGAACCCAAAGTCTAGGCCCACCATGAGGGAGGTGGTCAAGGCCCTCGAGCCCGTCCTCAGCATGGAAGACTTCTTTCATATGGGCCCATTTGTGTTCACGGTCATTGTCGAGGAGGACAAGGTAGTGGACATGAAGGTGAAGGTCGAGGAGAAGCACCAGAACCATCAAGACAGGCACCGACAGAGGTACCCCGACTCAGCAATCCATGCCGGCATTGTGCTCCGCGGCCGCGATGGGTTCACTACCGGGTACACTGGTGCGCAGCGGCGGCAACAAAGGTCGTCGAGCTACCACCAGGAGAAAGGGGCATAGGACTAAGGTAGGGAAGTAAGTA
This window of the Triticum aestivum cultivar Chinese Spring chromosome 5D, IWGSC CS RefSeq v2.1, whole genome shotgun sequence genome carries:
- the LOC123121519 gene encoding serine/threonine-protein kinase RIPK; translated protein: MAAKSWNPFSCCVGGARVADDDDHCKRRIGRRGNGCPRSSSRMSFKSLSSSGTLSPEDLSITLSGSNLHAFTYAELRAATGSFSRANYLGCGGFGPVYKGAVDDKLRPGLDAQPVAVKYLDLDCGTQGHKEWLAEVFFLGQLRHKNLVKLIGYCYEDEHRMLVYEFMSGESLEKHLFKSINGSLPWMTRIKIAVGAAKGLAFLHDADPPVIYRDFKASNILLDSDYNTKLSDFGLAQDGPQGDETHVTTRVMGTHGYAAPEYIMTGHLTTKSDVYSFGVVLLELISGLRSVDRARRPREQNLMAWARPYLKCSDRLYKVMDPSLECQYSCKGAEAASLVAYKCLSQNPKSRPTMREVVKALEPVLSMEDFFHMGPFVFTVIVEEDKVVDMKVKVEEKHQNHQDRHRQRYPDSAIHAGIVLRGRDGFTTGYTGAQRRQQRSSSYHQEKGA